Proteins co-encoded in one Longimicrobium sp. genomic window:
- a CDS encoding tetratricopeptide repeat protein gives MPFSLRLFGAPGVDGPDGPLGGRIAQRHPLALLAVLAAAPSATVSREKLLGLLWPDSDTDRARGLLNVAVHAIRKALGEGAIVSVGGSLQLDRASVRSDVRAFADALAQGEPERAVEVYAGPFLDGFYLDAEAFDGWAEGERARLAGALAEALERLADAAGRAGDPVRAAAWWKRRAGHDPCDSRVALRLMEALSAAGDRAGALQHARVHEAMVRATLDAPPDPAIAALAGRLRSAPAAAAPPPTSAEPAAATGVAEAPSPVPKRLRRRRPAGAAAGVLAVATAAALYLGATGRPGAPRADPGTTAVAVLPFADRSPHGDQAYLADGISEEILTALARLPGMRVPARTSAFAFRAREMDVREIGRRLGVRYVLEGSVGTSADRLRVNASLVSVDNGYRVWSGTFDRGIDSAFAVQDEIARAVVARLRPHADDAPPPPGARRAVNPESYRLFLQAREAWSSRTGEGLARGLYLLEQSIARDPSNARAHAGRAECFALLVTYGVLSPQEGYSRARPAAERALALDSTLAEAHASLALVQLYYDRDWRGAGLSFERALRLNPGYATARQRYATYLAYQRRFGEALAAVEAAQRLDPFSAPALTAEGAILYYAHRYDEALERFRAALTVDPGFWPAYLRLAQTHAQQGRYGEALAEAERARRLAHGQPIAEALRGYVLALSGRRDEARAVIRGLAEQGSRRYVSPAYAAAIHAALGEPDSATAQLERAFATHDDWVVYLPVEPVFDPLRSDPAFARLVARVEAGE, from the coding sequence ATGCCGTTTTCCCTGCGCCTTTTCGGCGCGCCGGGCGTCGACGGTCCCGATGGGCCGCTCGGCGGCCGTATCGCGCAGCGCCACCCCCTGGCGCTCCTGGCCGTGCTCGCCGCCGCCCCCTCGGCTACCGTAAGCCGCGAAAAGCTGCTGGGGCTGCTCTGGCCGGACAGCGACACCGACCGCGCCCGCGGGCTGCTGAACGTGGCCGTCCACGCCATCCGCAAGGCACTGGGCGAGGGTGCCATCGTCTCGGTGGGCGGCAGCCTGCAGCTGGACAGGGCGAGCGTGCGAAGCGACGTGCGCGCGTTCGCGGATGCGCTGGCGCAAGGGGAGCCGGAGCGGGCGGTGGAGGTGTACGCGGGGCCCTTCCTGGACGGCTTCTACCTGGACGCGGAGGCGTTCGACGGCTGGGCGGAGGGGGAGCGGGCGCGGCTGGCGGGAGCGTTGGCGGAGGCGCTGGAGCGGCTGGCGGACGCGGCCGGGCGCGCGGGAGATCCCGTGCGGGCGGCGGCGTGGTGGAAGCGGCGCGCCGGCCACGATCCGTGCGACTCGCGGGTGGCGCTGCGGCTCATGGAGGCGCTTTCCGCCGCCGGTGACCGCGCGGGTGCGCTCCAGCACGCGCGGGTGCACGAAGCAATGGTCCGCGCAACGCTGGACGCACCCCCGGACCCCGCCATCGCCGCGCTGGCCGGGCGCCTGCGCTCGGCGCCCGCCGCGGCCGCGCCTCCCCCGACCTCGGCCGAACCCGCCGCCGCCACGGGGGTGGCGGAGGCTCCGTCCCCGGTTCCGAAGCGGCTCCGCCGGCGGCGGCCGGCTGGCGCGGCCGCCGGCGTGCTCGCCGTCGCGACGGCGGCGGCACTCTACCTCGGGGCGACCGGCCGCCCAGGCGCTCCGCGGGCAGATCCGGGCACGACGGCCGTGGCCGTGCTCCCGTTCGCGGACCGCAGCCCGCACGGCGACCAGGCGTACCTCGCGGACGGAATCAGCGAGGAGATTCTCACGGCCCTGGCGCGCCTGCCGGGGATGCGGGTGCCTGCCCGTACCTCCGCCTTCGCGTTCCGCGCCCGGGAAATGGACGTGCGCGAGATCGGGCGGCGGCTGGGCGTTCGCTACGTCCTGGAGGGGAGCGTCGGGACGAGCGCGGACCGGCTGCGGGTGAACGCCTCGCTGGTCAGCGTGGACAACGGGTATCGCGTGTGGTCCGGCACGTTCGACCGCGGGATCGACAGCGCCTTCGCGGTGCAGGACGAGATCGCGCGCGCCGTGGTGGCCCGCCTGCGGCCGCACGCCGACGACGCGCCGCCTCCCCCGGGCGCCCGGCGCGCCGTGAACCCGGAGTCGTACCGGCTGTTCCTGCAGGCGCGCGAAGCCTGGAGCAGCCGTACGGGCGAGGGGCTGGCGCGCGGGCTGTACCTGCTGGAGCAGTCCATCGCGCGCGACCCGTCGAACGCCAGGGCCCACGCGGGGCGCGCCGAGTGCTTCGCCCTGCTGGTCACCTACGGCGTGCTTTCGCCGCAGGAGGGGTACTCGCGGGCCCGGCCCGCCGCCGAGCGGGCGCTGGCCCTGGACTCGACCCTTGCCGAGGCGCACGCTTCGCTGGCGCTGGTGCAACTGTACTACGACCGCGACTGGCGGGGCGCCGGGCTGTCGTTCGAGCGGGCGCTGCGCCTGAACCCGGGGTACGCCACGGCCCGGCAGCGCTACGCCACCTATCTGGCCTACCAGCGGCGCTTCGGTGAAGCGCTCGCCGCGGTGGAGGCGGCGCAGCGTCTGGACCCCTTCTCGGCGCCCGCGCTGACGGCGGAAGGGGCCATCCTCTACTACGCGCACCGCTACGACGAGGCGCTCGAGCGCTTCCGCGCCGCCCTCACGGTCGACCCCGGCTTCTGGCCGGCATACCTTCGGCTCGCCCAGACGCACGCGCAGCAGGGGCGCTACGGAGAGGCGCTCGCCGAAGCGGAGCGGGCACGGCGGCTGGCGCACGGGCAACCGATCGCGGAGGCCCTGCGCGGGTACGTGCTCGCGCTCTCGGGCCGCCGCGACGAGGCGCGCGCCGTTATCCGGGGCCTCGCGGAGCAGGGGAGCCGCCGCTACGTGTCGCCAGCGTACGCCGCGGCCATCCATGCGGCCCTCGGCGAGCCGGACTCGGCCACCGCGCAGCTGGAGCGCGCCTTCGCCACGCACGACGACTGGGTGGTCTACCTCCCCGTCGAGCCGGTATTCGACCCGTTGCGCTCCGACCCCGCATTCGCGCGTCTCGTAGCCCGCGTGGAAGCCGGGGAATGA
- a CDS encoding GNAT family N-acetyltransferase, with the protein MEIAVLGPGDAAVLENKAPEVFDHAIDPRWCAQFFADPRHHLAVAIDDGTVVGMVSAVHYVHPDKAPELWINEVGVASTHRRMGVAKRLLDAMLAHGRALGCGEAWVLTDAGNAAAMRLYAAAGGTEQVPQPVMFSFRLNRGEG; encoded by the coding sequence ATGGAGATCGCCGTGCTGGGTCCAGGCGACGCCGCGGTGCTGGAGAACAAGGCGCCGGAGGTGTTCGATCACGCGATCGACCCGCGCTGGTGCGCCCAGTTCTTCGCCGACCCGCGCCATCACCTCGCCGTCGCCATCGATGACGGGACGGTGGTGGGGATGGTGTCCGCCGTGCACTACGTGCATCCCGACAAGGCGCCGGAGCTGTGGATCAACGAGGTCGGCGTCGCCTCCACGCACCGGCGGATGGGCGTCGCCAAGCGGCTGCTGGACGCGATGCTCGCGCACGGGCGGGCGCTTGGGTGCGGCGAGGCGTGGGTGCTGACGGACGCGGGAAACGCCGCGGCGATGCGGCTCTACGCGGCCGCGGGAGGCACGGAGCAGGTTCCCCAGCCGGTGATGTTCAGCTTCCGGCTCAACCGCGGAGAGGGGTGA
- a CDS encoding MarR family winged helix-turn-helix transcriptional regulator, translating to MTTQLKDEIRQSKPFGSLEQEAHLSIERTAAVLVHAMAEALKAHGVTPAQYNALRILRGAGPQGLCRGEVRDRLVAQVPDVTRLLDRLEAAGLVERERGTEDRRFVTTRITARGLRLLDEMDEPVEEIHRRSLGHLEQGELGTLIALLAKVRTA from the coding sequence ATGACGACGCAGTTGAAGGACGAGATCCGGCAGAGCAAGCCGTTCGGCAGCCTGGAGCAGGAGGCGCACCTCAGCATCGAGCGCACGGCGGCGGTGCTGGTGCACGCGATGGCCGAGGCGCTGAAGGCGCACGGCGTGACCCCCGCGCAGTACAACGCGCTGCGCATCCTGCGCGGCGCCGGGCCGCAGGGGCTCTGCCGTGGCGAGGTGCGCGACCGGCTGGTGGCGCAGGTGCCCGACGTCACGCGGCTGCTGGACCGGCTGGAGGCCGCGGGCCTCGTGGAGCGCGAGCGCGGCACCGAGGACCGCCGCTTCGTCACCACCCGCATCACCGCGCGGGGGCTGCGGCTGCTGGACGAGATGGACGAGCCGGTGGAGGAGATCCACCGCCGCTCGCTGGGGCACCTGGAGCAGGGCGAGCTGGGCACGCTCATCGCCCTGCTCGCGAAGGTGCGGACGGCCTGA
- a CDS encoding carboxypeptidase regulatory-like domain-containing protein: MKTLTALLLLAAVAAPAAAQTVRGELVDPRNRAGIGGAHVFLMDAEGHNVASALTTSSGTFILRAPAAGSFTVRAERIGFVTTRSRVLSLAAGQTVDYRMEADLTALTLAGITAQSASRCVVRPGRNLETARVWEEARKALDVTRTALSDRMFRFRVRNWSRESDFNTGQAADGTIREAEAVTDRPFSAVPLDTLRASGFIQTRADTTIYNAPDADVLLSDEFLDTHCFRIVDSSDRDTSVIGLAFEPVREGRKSDVRGTLWLSRAPVELRYLDYQYTRAPIRGPGGVPGGRVDFKRLPNGVWIASKWLVRMPIRDADPVTEVIPHAAAARQPSLVREEGGEVVAIDAANGAAAGIVALGTVTGTVYDSTTNRPLAGARVFISGSSYEATTDSAGVFEMRGVRPGRYGLSFSSPRLSGLGYLPAPVTVTMAEGGSVKQDLFVPSLTRVLASACPADSAGAVGGAVRSAASGAPVPGAVVVLTWRATRNSPARTAQAAADSAGAYHFCGIPAGAAVQLAASEPGTGSASANLRLASASLERRDLELGTRSQLISGRTVSTSRRGSARTRILTREEIQQSGLTNALDLLTHLRPEWNQMRGQSTMQLGQVPGDNRAPGGTHEGPVKQFPALYVDGVRVEYAFGDDFTRIWTASLRIVPASSIEKIEFLTGPEATLRFGTDSPNGAIMITTYHN, translated from the coding sequence GTGAAAACCCTGACCGCACTCCTCCTCCTGGCCGCCGTGGCGGCCCCGGCGGCGGCCCAGACCGTTCGTGGCGAGCTGGTGGATCCGCGCAACCGCGCCGGGATCGGCGGCGCGCACGTGTTCCTGATGGATGCGGAAGGCCACAACGTCGCCTCCGCGCTGACCACTTCGTCGGGCACGTTCATCCTGCGCGCGCCGGCGGCGGGGAGCTTCACGGTGCGCGCGGAGCGGATCGGCTTCGTCACCACGCGCTCGCGCGTGCTCTCGCTGGCCGCGGGACAGACGGTGGATTACCGGATGGAGGCGGACCTCACCGCGCTCACGCTGGCCGGAATCACGGCCCAGTCGGCGTCGCGGTGCGTGGTGCGGCCGGGGCGCAACCTGGAGACGGCGCGGGTCTGGGAGGAGGCGCGCAAGGCGCTCGACGTCACGCGCACCGCCCTCTCCGACCGCATGTTCCGCTTCCGGGTGCGCAACTGGTCGCGCGAGAGCGACTTCAACACCGGGCAGGCGGCGGACGGCACCATCCGCGAGGCCGAGGCGGTGACCGATCGCCCGTTCTCCGCGGTGCCGCTGGACACGCTGCGGGCGAGCGGCTTCATCCAGACCCGCGCCGACACCACCATCTACAACGCGCCCGACGCGGACGTGCTGCTCTCGGACGAGTTCCTGGACACGCACTGCTTCCGCATCGTCGACTCCAGCGACCGCGACACCAGCGTCATCGGCCTGGCCTTCGAGCCGGTGCGCGAGGGGCGCAAGTCGGATGTGCGCGGCACGCTCTGGCTCAGCCGCGCGCCCGTCGAGCTGCGCTACCTGGACTACCAGTACACGCGCGCGCCGATCCGCGGCCCCGGCGGCGTTCCCGGCGGACGGGTGGATTTCAAGCGGCTCCCGAACGGCGTCTGGATCGCGTCGAAGTGGCTGGTGCGCATGCCCATCCGCGACGCGGACCCGGTGACGGAGGTGATTCCCCACGCCGCCGCCGCGCGCCAGCCGTCGCTGGTGCGCGAGGAGGGCGGCGAGGTGGTGGCGATCGACGCGGCCAACGGCGCGGCGGCGGGCATCGTGGCGCTGGGAACGGTGACGGGGACGGTGTACGACAGCACCACCAATCGCCCGCTGGCCGGCGCCCGCGTCTTCATCTCGGGCTCCAGCTACGAGGCGACGACGGACTCCGCCGGGGTGTTCGAGATGCGCGGCGTGCGGCCGGGGAGGTACGGGCTCTCCTTCTCCTCCCCACGGCTCAGCGGGCTGGGATACCTCCCCGCGCCGGTGACGGTGACGATGGCCGAGGGCGGCTCGGTGAAGCAGGACCTGTTCGTTCCCTCGCTCACCCGCGTCCTGGCCTCCGCCTGCCCGGCCGACTCGGCGGGCGCGGTCGGCGGCGCGGTGCGGAGCGCGGCCAGCGGTGCGCCGGTCCCCGGCGCCGTCGTCGTGCTCACCTGGCGGGCCACGCGCAACAGCCCGGCGCGCACCGCGCAGGCGGCGGCCGACTCGGCGGGGGCGTACCACTTCTGCGGGATCCCGGCGGGCGCGGCCGTCCAGCTCGCGGCCAGCGAGCCGGGCACCGGCTCCGCCTCGGCCAACCTGCGGCTGGCCTCGGCGTCGCTGGAGCGGCGCGACCTGGAGCTGGGGACGCGCTCGCAGCTGATCTCCGGGCGCACGGTGTCCACGAGCAGGCGCGGCTCGGCGCGGACGCGCATCCTCACGCGCGAGGAGATCCAGCAGTCGGGGCTGACCAACGCGCTGGACCTGCTCACCCATCTCCGCCCCGAGTGGAACCAGATGCGCGGGCAGTCGACGATGCAGCTGGGGCAGGTGCCGGGCGACAACCGGGCGCCGGGGGGCACGCACGAGGGCCCGGTGAAGCAGTTCCCGGCGCTGTACGTGGACGGGGTGCGGGTGGAGTACGCGTTCGGCGACGACTTCACGCGGATCTGGACGGCGTCGCTGCGCATCGTGCCGGCCTCGAGCATCGAGAAGATCGAGTTCCTCACCGGGCCCGAGGCCACGCTGCGCTTCGGCACCGACAGCCCGAACGGCGCCATCATGATCACCACCTACCACAACTGA
- a CDS encoding HipA family kinase has translation MAPLPTYLATRYLQPLREGGSLPAIVDTDGGGRFVVKFRGAGQGAKVLVAELVVGMLAGALGFPVPELALVEVPPPFGRTEPDPEIQDILRKSHGLNVGLRYLDGAFNFDGFAAGDLITPAFAAELVWFDALVTNVDRTHRNPNLLLWERRPWLIDHGAALYAHYDWKGVDEARTRTPFPMVKNHVLLRLAGDLEAADAKLAPMLTDEVIAGVMENVPDSLLLDEVAGAEFDSAEAARERYRRYFRTRLTAPRAFAAEAARARDALLREPPRALSARR, from the coding sequence GTGGCCCCTCTCCCGACCTACCTTGCCACCCGCTACCTGCAGCCGCTCCGAGAGGGCGGCTCGCTGCCGGCCATCGTGGACACCGACGGCGGCGGGCGGTTCGTGGTGAAGTTCCGCGGGGCGGGGCAGGGGGCGAAGGTGCTCGTGGCCGAGCTGGTGGTGGGGATGCTGGCGGGGGCGCTCGGATTTCCCGTTCCCGAGCTGGCGCTGGTCGAGGTGCCGCCGCCCTTCGGCCGCACCGAGCCCGATCCCGAGATCCAGGACATCCTGCGGAAGAGCCACGGGCTGAACGTGGGGCTGCGCTACCTGGACGGCGCCTTCAACTTCGACGGCTTCGCGGCGGGTGACCTCATCACCCCCGCGTTCGCGGCGGAGCTGGTGTGGTTCGATGCGCTGGTGACCAACGTGGACCGCACGCACCGCAACCCCAACCTGCTGCTGTGGGAGCGCCGCCCGTGGCTCATCGACCACGGCGCCGCGCTGTACGCGCACTACGACTGGAAGGGGGTGGATGAAGCGCGCACCCGCACGCCCTTTCCCATGGTGAAGAACCACGTCCTGCTGCGCCTGGCGGGCGACCTGGAGGCGGCGGACGCGAAGCTCGCGCCGATGCTGACGGACGAGGTGATCGCGGGGGTGATGGAGAACGTGCCGGACTCGCTGCTGCTGGACGAGGTCGCCGGTGCCGAGTTCGACTCGGCCGAGGCGGCGCGCGAGCGCTACCGGCGCTACTTCCGCACGCGGCTCACGGCGCCGCGCGCCTTCGCCGCCGAGGCCGCCCGCGCGCGCGATGCGCTGCTGCGCGAACCGCCCCGCGCCCTCTCCGCACGCCGATGA
- a CDS encoding VOC family protein, translating into MSNIDFAAAPAEAEGGYGIAPAGYRLPAETHVGRVRLQVAGLERSLAWYGEVLGMRVLARGDGRATLGAGDGAPLVELHERPGAAPVPHRGRLGLYHFAILLPDRAALGRFVAHLGAVGERFGASDHLVSEATYLHDPDGLGIEVYADRPRESWRATGRELRMDTTPMDVRSVVAAAGGEAWAGMPAGTTIGHVHLHAGSLDRAAEFYHAALGLDAMVWSYPGALFLSAGGYHHHLGLNTWAGPGARPPAEDEARLLEWELVVPAADDVDAAARSLADAGFASRDGRADDPWGTTLRIVAAG; encoded by the coding sequence ATGTCCAACATCGATTTCGCGGCCGCGCCGGCCGAGGCCGAGGGGGGGTACGGCATCGCCCCGGCGGGATACCGCCTGCCGGCGGAGACGCACGTGGGCCGGGTGCGGCTGCAGGTGGCCGGCCTGGAGCGCTCGCTGGCCTGGTACGGCGAGGTGCTGGGGATGCGCGTCCTTGCCCGCGGCGACGGCCGGGCGACGCTCGGCGCCGGGGACGGCGCGCCGCTGGTGGAGCTGCACGAGCGGCCGGGCGCCGCGCCGGTGCCGCACCGCGGGCGGCTGGGGCTGTACCACTTCGCCATCCTGCTGCCGGACCGCGCGGCGCTCGGGCGCTTCGTGGCCCACCTGGGCGCCGTCGGCGAGCGCTTCGGGGCGAGCGACCACCTGGTGAGCGAGGCGACGTATCTCCACGACCCCGACGGGCTGGGGATCGAGGTGTACGCCGACCGCCCGCGCGAGTCGTGGCGCGCCACCGGCCGCGAGCTGCGGATGGACACCACGCCGATGGACGTGCGCTCCGTGGTCGCCGCGGCGGGCGGCGAAGCGTGGGCGGGGATGCCGGCGGGAACCACGATCGGCCACGTGCACCTGCACGCCGGCTCGCTGGACCGCGCGGCGGAGTTCTACCACGCCGCGCTGGGGCTGGACGCCATGGTGTGGAGCTATCCCGGCGCGCTCTTCCTCTCGGCCGGCGGCTATCACCACCACCTGGGGCTGAACACCTGGGCCGGCCCCGGCGCCCGCCCGCCCGCCGAGGACGAGGCGCGGCTGCTGGAGTGGGAGCTGGTCGTCCCCGCCGCGGATGACGTGGACGCGGCGGCGCGCAGCCTGGCCGATGCCGGGTTCGCCTCCCGGGACGGCCGCGCGGACGATCCGTGGGGGACCACGCTGCGGATCGTCGCGGCGGGCTGA
- a CDS encoding alpha/beta family hydrolase, translating into MATESVTWRVKVGDAETVAVFDAADSADGRNAVFVCAHGAGGNRDDRGMVAMCAALRSRGMGTVRFNFLYREKGSGRPDPMPRLMETVAAVVARVRDELRPEVLLTGGRSMGGRAASMLAADGFASDGLLLMAYPLHPAGQPEKLRDAHLPSITIPVLCFNGTRDDLCRRDLMERALQTVKTDWTMHWLEGADHSFHVLKSSGRSDAQVLDEVADATRAWVARLGSPSPAS; encoded by the coding sequence ATGGCGACGGAGAGCGTGACCTGGAGGGTGAAGGTGGGGGATGCGGAGACCGTCGCGGTCTTCGACGCGGCGGATTCGGCCGATGGCCGGAACGCCGTGTTCGTCTGCGCGCACGGAGCGGGCGGGAACCGCGACGACCGCGGCATGGTGGCGATGTGCGCCGCGCTGCGCTCGCGCGGGATGGGCACCGTGCGCTTCAACTTCCTCTACCGCGAAAAGGGCTCGGGGCGGCCGGACCCCATGCCGCGGCTGATGGAGACGGTGGCCGCCGTGGTCGCGCGGGTGCGGGACGAGCTGCGGCCGGAGGTGCTGCTGACGGGCGGGCGATCGATGGGCGGGCGCGCGGCCTCCATGCTCGCCGCGGACGGATTCGCGTCCGACGGACTGCTGCTGATGGCGTATCCGCTCCACCCCGCGGGGCAGCCGGAGAAGCTGCGGGACGCGCATCTCCCCTCCATCACCATCCCCGTGCTCTGCTTCAACGGCACCCGCGACGACCTGTGCCGCCGCGACCTGATGGAGCGCGCGCTGCAGACGGTAAAGACGGACTGGACGATGCACTGGCTGGAGGGCGCCGACCACAGCTTCCACGTCCTCAAATCCTCCGGCCGCAGCGACGCGCAGGTGCTGGACGAGGTCGCGGACGCGACGCGGGCGTGGGTCGCGCGGCTCGGCTCCCCATCTCCCGCATCGTGA
- a CDS encoding methylated-DNA--[protein]-cysteine S-methyltransferase translates to MPEPSTYDRIYAAARRIPRGRVSTYGWIAELAGVPGAARQVGYAMAALPAHTTVPWHRVINAQGRVSIRAGGDPRLEQRFLLEAEGVAFDANGRVSLERFGWRGRRRKEE, encoded by the coding sequence GTGCCGGAGCCGTCCACCTACGACCGCATCTACGCCGCCGCACGCCGCATTCCGCGCGGGCGGGTGAGCACGTACGGGTGGATCGCGGAGCTGGCGGGCGTTCCCGGCGCCGCACGCCAGGTGGGGTACGCCATGGCCGCGCTCCCCGCGCACACCACCGTGCCGTGGCACCGCGTGATCAACGCGCAGGGCCGCGTCAGCATCCGCGCCGGCGGCGACCCGCGGCTGGAGCAGCGCTTCCTCCTGGAAGCCGAGGGCGTGGCGTTCGACGCGAACGGGCGCGTGTCGCTGGAGCGCTTCGGGTGGCGCGGCCGCCGGCGGAAGGAGGAGTGA
- a CDS encoding DoxX family protein has product MNTIARGPLARNVDLGLLILRVVIGGIMIAHGAQKLFVYGLPGVTQGFAGMGVPLPGVTAPLVALVELLGGLALVFGLLTRLAGLGLAIDMLGAILLVHLKNGFFIAPPKVGYEYALALLAASAALAFTGAGAYSLDAVIAGRRAGGTRNS; this is encoded by the coding sequence ATGAACACGATCGCACGCGGGCCGCTGGCCCGGAACGTGGACCTGGGGCTGCTGATCCTGCGCGTGGTGATCGGCGGGATCATGATCGCGCACGGGGCGCAGAAGCTGTTCGTGTACGGCCTTCCCGGCGTGACGCAGGGGTTCGCCGGCATGGGCGTGCCGCTGCCGGGCGTCACCGCGCCGCTGGTGGCGCTGGTGGAGCTGCTGGGCGGGCTGGCGCTGGTGTTCGGGCTGCTCACGCGGCTGGCCGGGCTGGGGCTGGCCATCGACATGCTGGGCGCGATCCTGCTGGTGCACCTCAAGAACGGCTTCTTCATCGCACCCCCGAAGGTCGGGTACGAGTACGCGCTGGCGCTGCTGGCCGCGTCGGCGGCGCTGGCCTTCACCGGCGCGGGGGCGTACTCGCTGGACGCCGTGATCGCCGGCCGCCGCGCCGGCGGCACGCGCAACTCCTGA
- a CDS encoding DUF3037 domain-containing protein: MSAATEYNFAFIRAVAHPYLGVFVNVGVVLHARTAGFLRARVVSDPAVLRALVPGADADLLARYLDACRAICDGDPAAGPVALAPTSERFHWLTSPRSDVIQPSPVHEGLCGDPQTTLDELFDAFVRR, from the coding sequence ATGAGCGCCGCGACCGAGTACAACTTCGCGTTCATCCGCGCCGTGGCGCACCCGTACCTGGGCGTGTTCGTGAACGTGGGCGTGGTGCTGCACGCGCGCACCGCGGGCTTCCTGCGCGCCCGCGTGGTGAGCGACCCGGCCGTGCTGCGCGCCCTGGTCCCCGGCGCGGACGCCGACCTGCTGGCACGCTATCTGGACGCCTGCCGCGCCATCTGCGACGGCGACCCCGCGGCGGGGCCGGTGGCGCTCGCGCCGACGTCGGAGCGCTTCCACTGGCTCACCAGCCCGCGCTCCGACGTCATCCAGCCCTCCCCCGTGCACGAAGGCCTCTGCGGCGACCCGCAGACCACGCTCGACGAGCTGTTCGACGCCTTCGTCAGGCGGTGA
- a CDS encoding pentapeptide repeat-containing protein, with product MGILDRAISVFRPDSSSAAAAPRGLSRAEVEERLAAGGERSLAGLDLTGADLSAVDLEGADLTGTRLRDVNLTRANLRGANLTMAQLCNANLTGAVLENATLRDVNCVRTGALAPPMLEEANLAGADLTGAELSRAILRNANLTGAVLDEAGLGKADLRGVHAGGASFRGANLRHARLDDGVFSGASFDEADLSRAVCRGANLSGASLVRANLAEAVLEGADLSSANLREAQMDGVVVRGASLRGASFIGADLDGLTLDGADVQGADFAGSHNYRAPATT from the coding sequence ATGGGGATCCTGGATCGTGCGATCTCGGTGTTCCGTCCCGACTCGTCCAGCGCGGCCGCCGCGCCGCGCGGCCTTTCCCGCGCCGAGGTGGAGGAGCGCCTCGCCGCGGGCGGGGAGCGCTCGCTGGCGGGCCTCGACCTCACCGGGGCGGACCTGAGCGCGGTGGACCTGGAGGGCGCCGACCTGACCGGCACCCGCCTCCGCGACGTGAACCTCACGCGGGCCAACCTGCGCGGCGCCAACCTGACCATGGCGCAGCTCTGCAACGCCAACCTCACCGGCGCGGTGCTGGAGAACGCGACCCTGCGCGACGTGAACTGCGTCCGCACCGGCGCGCTCGCCCCGCCCATGCTGGAGGAGGCGAACCTGGCCGGCGCGGACCTGACCGGCGCCGAGCTTTCGCGCGCCATCCTGCGCAACGCCAACCTCACCGGCGCGGTGCTGGACGAGGCGGGGCTGGGCAAGGCCGACCTGCGCGGCGTGCACGCGGGCGGGGCCAGCTTCCGCGGCGCCAACCTGCGCCACGCGCGGCTGGACGACGGCGTCTTCTCCGGCGCCAGCTTCGACGAGGCCGACCTGTCGCGCGCCGTCTGCCGGGGCGCCAACCTGAGCGGCGCGTCGCTGGTGCGCGCGAACCTGGCCGAGGCGGTGCTCGAGGGCGCCGACCTCTCCAGCGCCAACCTGCGCGAGGCGCAGATGGACGGCGTCGTGGTGCGCGGCGCCTCCCTCCGTGGCGCGTCGTTCATCGGCGCCGACCTGGACGGCCTCACGCTCGACGGCGCCGACGTGCAGGGTGCCGACTTCGCCGGGAGCCACAACTATCGCGCGCCCGCGACGACGTGA
- a CDS encoding acyl-CoA thioesterase, whose product MAERMIRPVEIYLKSAPPDPAVPRPVRLSQVTFADLAEPQSQNVAGTLFGGVLLGFIDRAAAFCAMKHAGRPVVTKSFDSVEFNEPIYIGELVVAHASVNFAGTTSMEVGVKVLAQNPVTGEERHTNTCYATFVALDGNGRPARVPPVLAETDEEKRRYQAGEQRRAERLARRRR is encoded by the coding sequence ATGGCGGAGAGGATGATCCGGCCGGTGGAGATCTACCTGAAGTCGGCGCCGCCGGACCCGGCGGTGCCGCGGCCGGTGCGGCTGAGCCAGGTGACGTTCGCGGACCTGGCCGAGCCGCAGAGCCAGAACGTGGCGGGCACGCTGTTCGGCGGCGTGCTGCTGGGCTTCATCGACCGCGCGGCGGCGTTCTGCGCCATGAAGCACGCGGGGCGGCCGGTGGTGACCAAGAGCTTCGACAGCGTGGAGTTCAACGAGCCCATCTACATCGGCGAGCTGGTGGTGGCGCACGCGTCGGTGAACTTCGCGGGCACCACCAGCATGGAGGTGGGGGTGAAGGTGCTGGCGCAGAACCCCGTGACCGGCGAGGAGCGCCACACCAACACCTGCTACGCCACCTTCGTGGCCCTGGACGGGAACGGCCGCCCCGCCCGCGTCCCGCCCGTGCTGGCCGAGACGGACGAGGAGAAGCGCCGCTACCAGGCCGGCGAGCAGCGCCGCGCCGAGCGCCTCGCCCGGCGCAGGCGGTAG